A single window of Nicotiana tomentosiformis chromosome 1, ASM39032v3, whole genome shotgun sequence DNA harbors:
- the LOC104100001 gene encoding fasciclin-like arabinogalactan protein 8, protein MGALHIFLFTLMSITISIHAHNITEILSKFPEYSEFNSYLTQTKLADEINSRQTITVLALTNGAMSDVVGKHPLSVIKNVLSLHILLDYFDSTKLHKISDGTTLSTTLYQTTGNANGNLGSVNITDLKGGKVGFGSAVSHSPLASTYTKSVKQIEYNISVLEISSPIIAPGILTAPAPSASDFNITAALEKAGCKTFASLLVQSGVLKTYQTAIATGLTVFAPNDEAFKGAKVPDLNKLKSAEVVSLLQYHAVPSYTPIGTLKTKKDPISTLATNGASKYDLSASTAGDQVTLDTGVDSSRIASTVIDSTPFCIFTVDSVLLPEELFGKSPSPAPGPAPETSPAPTPEGASPGPAPEASSPSPMVSPPAPPTSSPAGAPADAPAADSENSTAKKNAGNVNAPTLLKVLLTVSVSVIVSVYLS, encoded by the coding sequence ATGGGTGCACTACACATTTTCCTCTTTACTCTCATGTCCATTACCATTTCCATTCATGCACACAACATTACTGAAATCTTAAGCAAATTTCCAGAGTACAGTGAGTTTAACAGTTACCTCACACAAACAAAACTCGCCGACGAAATCAACAGCCGTCAAACTATCACTGTCTTAGCATTAACCAATGGAGCCATGTCCGATGTTGTCGGTAAACATCCACTTTCTGTCATCAAAAACGTTCTTTCCCTTCACATCTTGCTCGATTACTTTGACAGCACTAAACTCCACAAAATCTCTGACGGTACTACACTTTCCACTACCCTTTACCAAACTACCGGCAATGCTAACGGCAACTTAGGTTCCGTTAACATCACCGATCTTAAAGGTGGTAAAGTGGGTTTCGGCTCAGCTGTTTCACACTCACCGTTAGCGTCTACGTACACCAAATCCGTTAAGCAAATCGAGTACAATATCTCTGTGTTGGAGATTAGTTCTCCAATTATTGCTCCGGGTATTTTGACTGCTCCGGCACCGTCTGCTTCGGACTTTAACATAACAGCGGCATTGGAGAAAGCGGGATGCAAAACATTTGCTTCGTTGCTTGTCCAATCTGGCGTTCTTAAGACGTATCAAACTGCCATTGCTACGGGTTTAACTGTCTTTGCACCAAATGATGAGGCGTTCAAGGGCGCAAAAGTTCCAGATCTGAACAAACTGAAAAGTGCTGAGGTGGTTTCGCTGTTACAGTATCATGCTGTTCCGAGTTACACTCCTATTGGGACTTTGAAAACGAAGAAGGATCCTATTTCTACTCTAGCTACTAATGGTGCTAGTAAGTATGATTTGAGCGCGTCTACAGCTGGTGACCAGGTGACGCTTGACACCGGCGTTGACTCGTCAAGAATCGCTTCAACTGTTATTGACTCTACGCCGTTCTGTATTTTCACCGTCGACAGTGTACTTCTCCCTGAGGAGTTGTTCGGGAAATCTCCTTCTCCGGCGCCGGGACCTGCACCGGAGACTTCTCCGGCACCTACACCTGAGGGAGCTTCCCCTGGCCCTGCTCCGGAGGCCAGCTCACCTTCTCCGATGGTGTCTCCTCCGGCGCCGCCTACCTCGTCTCCAGCTGGTGCTCCGGCGGATGCTCCTGCTGCTGAT